The genomic region CGCGTGCCCTCCCTGATTCGAATCCCACGGCTGCTCGCTCTGCTCGTCACATTCGTTCCTCGCAGAAGCGAGCACGATGGGATTCGAACCCACGACCATCGGATGTCTTCCCCCACCACCAGAGATGCGTGGGGATAGAAGTCCGACGCTCTATCCTGGCTGAGCTACGTGCCCTCGGACCCCGCTACGCCTCCCTCGTAAAAAAGCAGTCGGGATTCGGTTTCACTGTCAGGACGACTATCGATAGCGTGGCACACGAAGGTGGAACGAGAACTGGACCGAAGCGGCGTCACCCGTCGAAGCGGTACAGCGACGTGACGTAGGGCAGGTAGTTGAACATGATGATGCCGATGGGCAGGCCGATGATGGAGGCCGAGAAGGCCCACGCGACGTTGGCCCAGAGGAGGCTGAGCCACCAGCCGATGAACAGGAAGTACACTGCCCGGACCAGCAGGCCGGTCTGACTGCGTCCCTCAGCGTCGGGGTCGACGATTTCCCGGCGCTCTTTCAGCGTGAGGATGGTCGGGACGCGGTTGATGAGTTTGATACCCAGCGGGAGGCCAATGACCGTGACGTTCAGGAACCACGCGACGTTGATGGCGAGGAAGGTGAGCCACCAGCCGACGAGGAGGAACCAGAGCGCACGGACGGCGAACGAGCGAGCCATGTCAGAGGTGACGTACGCGAGGTGCAAAACGCTAGCGGGAGCGGGCGTCGTCTCGGACACCCGTGACGGGCGAGAGCGGTGGGGTTAAGCCGCAGTCACGAATAGGCTCCCCCGATGACCGTCATCGGCACCGTCGGCCTGCCCGGCAGCGGCAAAGGTGAGGCGGCCAACGTCGCCCGCGAGCACGACATCCCGGTCGTGACGATGGGCGACGTCATCCGCCAGGAGTGTCGCGACCGCGGGCTCGACCCGGCCACGCACCACGGCGAGATCGCCACCGCGCTCCGCGAGGAGAACGGCCCGGCGGCCATCGCGGAGCGCTCGCTCCCGATGATCCGCGAGGAACTGGAGACGAGCGACACCGTGCTCGTCGACGGCCTGCGCTCCGGCGTCGAACTCGACGCCTTCCGGGACGCGTTCGGTGACGACTTCGTCCTCGTCAGCATCGAGGCTCCCTTCGAGGTCCGCAAGGAACGTCTGGCCGAGCGCGGCCGGGACAAGAGCGAGGACGAAGGCGGCGAGAGCCTCGAAGCCCGCGACGAGCGCGAGCGCGGCTTCGGCATGGACGACGCGATGGACCGGGCGGACGTCGTCATCGACAACACCGATACGCTGGAGGCCTTCCGCACCAAGATAGAGACCCTGTTCGAGGACGGACCTGAAGCCGTCCAGGAGCTCCAATCATGATATACAGCGTCGACGTCCAGATCACGGCACCAGTCAACGACACCGAGGTCACCGACCGCGTGGCCGACGCCATCACGAACCTGTTCCCCGAGGCCGAGGTCGAGGAACACCCCGGCGAACTCATGGCGACGACCCACCAGCTCGAACACTTCTCCGAGCGCCTGCACGAGCAGGAGATCCTCGACACCGCCCGCGGGCAGTTCTTCAGCAACCAGGAGGGAGACACCTTCTCGTTCGATCTGAAGAAACAGGCGGCGTTCGAGGGCCGCGTCAACTTCGCGGTCGGCAACCCCGACGAACTGGGCGACATCCACGTCCGGGTGCGGGTGACCGACCCCAGCGTGGAGGAGTTCGTCGACTACGTCGCCCCGCCGACCCAAGACGGGAAACCGATCGAATCCGGCGACGACGGGCAGTAATTTCGGGGCTGTTTCTCGCGATTTGTCTTTCCGGGTGGCGCGTGCTTTCGAGTATGTCGAGCGAGGCGACGGAGTCGCCTCGACAGCGAACGGGGAGGGACGACCCGTGAGCCCGCGAGACTGCGAGACAAGCCGCGCGAGGGATGAGCACCGCAGCGAAACGTAGTGAAGCGAGGAGCACAATCGGTTGGGGAGGGTGTGGTGCGGTTTCCATTACTATCGGCGCTAGTCGCGTTGCTCTCGCAACGAGCAATCTCAGCGACATCGGACGAAGTGCTGGAACTACCAGCGACACTCTGTGACAATTACTCTCATTGCACCGATACCGACTTCCATCGAACCCTCCAATTCACAGACAACATGCCCACAGCAGTCTTCTTCGACCTCGACGGGACCGTCGTCGAGTTCACCCGCGACTACACCGCGGTCATCGAGGACACCCTCACCGACCACTTCGGCAGTGCACCTGAAGAACTCGTAGAAACGTACAACGAGGCCTTCTACGAGCGGTTCATGGCGGTCGAGCCGGAGCCGGTCCTCGGGGCGATGAAGGTGGTCTGCGAGCACGCGGAAGAGCCGGCCGACCCCGAGGCCCTCCGTGAGACCCTCCACGGGTACGAACTCGCGATGACCCATGTCTCCGACGATGCCAGAGCCCTGTTCGAGACGCTCGGGGACCGCCACCACCTCGGCGTGCTCACGAACGGGGTACCAGAGTGGCAGCGCAGCAAGCTCGAACACCACGAGCTCCTCCCCCTGTTCGACACCGTCGTGACCTCCTACGAGGCCGAGGCGCACAAGCCCGACCCGGCGGTGTTCGAGTTGGCGAGAGAACGCGCCCCCGACGATATCGACCAGTTCGTCATGGTCGGCGACGACTACGAACCGGACGTGCAGGGCGCTCGTGAGGCGGGATTCCGGGCAGTCCACCTCGACCGCGGGAGCGAGGGTGCGCGCGTGGCGAACCTGGGCGAACTGGGGTCGTTGCTGTCGCTGCTGGGCTGAGTTTTCGTGGTCAATCGAACCCCGAAACCAGTGTCGCGAGCCACTGCGCCGGGTCGTTTCTGTCCCTGACCTCGACCGCCTCGACCCACTTCACCCACTGGAACCCTCTCCTGTCGGGAGCGACCAGCCGGACCGGGAAGCCGTGGCCGTGGCTCAGGCGCTCGCCGTCGACGTGGGTCGCCAGCAGGGCGTCACGGGCCTCCTCTCTGGGCAAACTCCACCGGTAGCCAGTGACGGACCGGAAACGAACCCAGCCGGCATCGGGGTCCGCCCCGGCAGCGTCGAGGAGGTCCCCGACCCGAACCCCCTGCCAGTCGTGCTCGGAGTACCAGCCGCTGGTGCAGTCGAGCAGGGCGCGTGTTTCTGCGTCGCCACCGTCACCCGGTTCGGGGAGGTCCACATACCGGAACTCCTGGGGCGTGTCGACCGCCCCGCGGACCGCCAGCCGCCAGTCCTCGACTGAAACAGGGTCGGGGTCGTCCGCGACCCAGCTCGTCACCGGGAAGGCGTTGCCCTCCCCGGTTCCCTCCTCCCGCGACCCGGTGAACCGTCGGCTCGGAACGAGGTCTTTCGCGATTCCCTGCTGGAGCCGCCAGACCGCGGCTCCGCCCACCAGCAGGCCGCCCATCTTCAGGGCGTTCCGGCGCTCCGTGACGGTCTCGCGGTCCGGCAGCCGGAACCTCGCGAGCAGGTGGACGAGGAGGACTGGCAGCAGGAGTGCCCCGAGGTAGCCGTGGATGACCAGCAGTGTGAGCCCCGGAACCGGCGAGGTCCCGCCGAGGGTCCACGCAACCCCCGTGACGAGAGCCGCCACGGCCAGCACCGAGAGCAGGATGGAGACAGCGATTGTCCGGTTCACCTTGCCAGTGACGCGCCGCCACACCCGCCAGAACTTCAGCCCCAGTAGCACCACGAGTGCCAGCCCCACGACCCCGTGGACGACGAATAGCCAGCCGTCGTCGGGGCGGGCGGTCAGGCTCCAGAGGCCGGTGACGGCCTCCGCGAGGACCGCGACGAGGATGCCCGCATCGACCACGCTGGGCGAGGGCGCGAGGGACTGGCGCGACATTGGCGGTGGCTAGGGAGTGCAGGAAGATGAGCGTGGGGGCGTCGGAATTCCGGCCGTGGCGCGCGCTGGTGAGTGTGCTGAAAGCCGCGAACCAGTGCCGCGCGAGGGATGAGTACCGCAGGCCTCTGGCCGAGGAACGGAATCGGCTGGGGAGGGTGTGGTGCTGTTTCCATTGCCATCGGCGCGAGCTAGCTGCTCGCTGCCACTAGCAAACGGAACACGCCCGACCCAACCACCACGACACGACCGACAGGGTGGACACCTCCGGAGTACTCACGGCACCAGCAGGAACACGAGCGCAACCGCGATGAACACCACCTTCAGCACCGTGTTCACGACCACGACCTTCGTCCCGAACTCCGCGCCCCAGATGCCGAACTGGAAGGGAATCGAGCGCTTGAACGTCGACACCGCGAAGGAGACGATACCGCCGACCAGCATGGTCGCCACCGCGGTCTGGGGCGTGAACACGTCGTCCAGCATGGGCGCGATGACCAGCGCGCCACTCGTCGTATCGACCGCGAACACCGCGATGACCGCGGCGGCCGCACCCGGCAGCCCGATGAGCGAGGTGACCGGCTCCGCCACGCCGGTCACGGCGGTCAGGTCGGTCGTCTCCGTCACGACCGCCACGAGCGTGTAGACGACGAGCAGGCGCGGGAGGATGTCCAGAACCTTGCTCTTTGTGCTCGCGAGCGCGTCCGTGACCTTTTCCTGGCGGGTCTTCGGCT from Haloarchaeobius sp. HME9146 harbors:
- a CDS encoding YccF domain-containing protein; the encoded protein is MARSFAVRALWFLLVGWWLTFLAINVAWFLNVTVIGLPLGIKLINRVPTILTLKERREIVDPDAEGRSQTGLLVRAVYFLFIGWWLSLLWANVAWAFSASIIGLPIGIIMFNYLPYVTSLYRFDG
- a CDS encoding HAD family hydrolase, with amino-acid sequence MPTAVFFDLDGTVVEFTRDYTAVIEDTLTDHFGSAPEELVETYNEAFYERFMAVEPEPVLGAMKVVCEHAEEPADPEALRETLHGYELAMTHVSDDARALFETLGDRHHLGVLTNGVPEWQRSKLEHHELLPLFDTVVTSYEAEAHKPDPAVFELARERAPDDIDQFVMVGDDYEPDVQGAREAGFRAVHLDRGSEGARVANLGELGSLLSLLG
- a CDS encoding molybdopterin-dependent oxidoreductase, encoding MSRQSLAPSPSVVDAGILVAVLAEAVTGLWSLTARPDDGWLFVVHGVVGLALVVLLGLKFWRVWRRVTGKVNRTIAVSILLSVLAVAALVTGVAWTLGGTSPVPGLTLLVIHGYLGALLLPVLLVHLLARFRLPDRETVTERRNALKMGGLLVGGAAVWRLQQGIAKDLVPSRRFTGSREEGTGEGNAFPVTSWVADDPDPVSVEDWRLAVRGAVDTPQEFRYVDLPEPGDGGDAETRALLDCTSGWYSEHDWQGVRVGDLLDAAGADPDAGWVRFRSVTGYRWSLPREEARDALLATHVDGERLSHGHGFPVRLVAPDRRGFQWVKWVEAVEVRDRNDPAQWLATLVSGFD
- a CDS encoding AAA family ATPase, giving the protein MTVIGTVGLPGSGKGEAANVAREHDIPVVTMGDVIRQECRDRGLDPATHHGEIATALREENGPAAIAERSLPMIREELETSDTVLVDGLRSGVELDAFRDAFGDDFVLVSIEAPFEVRKERLAERGRDKSEDEGGESLEARDERERGFGMDDAMDRADVVIDNTDTLEAFRTKIETLFEDGPEAVQELQS
- a CDS encoding RNA-binding domain-containing protein, producing the protein MIYSVDVQITAPVNDTEVTDRVADAITNLFPEAEVEEHPGELMATTHQLEHFSERLHEQEILDTARGQFFSNQEGDTFSFDLKKQAAFEGRVNFAVGNPDELGDIHVRVRVTDPSVEEFVDYVAPPTQDGKPIESGDDGQ